CAGCCCTCTGGCTGCCGCTTGCGGCGATTTCCGTATTACCCTGTTGAAAGTCCCGCGCATGCCGAACGACCACCGCCCTGCCGACGCCCTTCGCCGTTGGTCGATTGAACCCGCTCCGTACGGCGCCGCGCTCGGGCGGGTGATCGTCGGCGCCGGCCGGACCACGGTGCTGTGCACCGCGAGCGTCGCCGAGGAGGTTCCCCCCTGGATGAAAGGGCAGGGACGCGGCTGGGTCACGGCCGAGTACAACATGCTCCCGGGCAGCACCGCCCCGCGCAAACCTCGCGAACGGAGCGGAAAGGTCGACGGCCGAACGACGGAAATCCAGCGGCTGATCGGCCGCAGCCTGCGGGCGATCATCGACTTGGACGCCCTGGGGGAGCGGACAGTCACGATCGATTGCGACGTGCTTGAGGCGGACGGCGGAACCCGCACGGCGTCGATCACCGGCGGGTACGTGGCGCTCGCCCGGGCGCTCGCCGCGGTCGAGTCCTTCGCCGATGGAGAGCTTCCGCTTCGCGACAGCGTCGCCGCGGTCAGCGTCGGCGTCGTGGGAGGGCGGCCAGCGTTGGATCTCGACTACGAGCAGGACTTCGCCGCCGAAGTGGACATGAACGTCGTCATGACCGGCGCAGGGCGATTCGTCGAGGTCCAAGGGACCGGCGAGGAGGCGACCTTCGACGACGAACAGTTGCAGGCGATGTTGTCGCTTGCCAAACGGGGCATCGTCGAGTTGGTTGCGCTGCAGCGGTCGGCCGTCCGGGCCTAACTGGGAAAGGACGTGGGGATTTGCGCGCGGACCGATGCACATATTCGCCCGCGCAAGAGGCAATCCTGAAACGTGCTTGTCCCCCAGCATGAACCGTGTCCAAGCCGGGAACTCGACTCGGCGCATAAAAAGCGAGCGTTCATGTAGAACGCTCGCTTTGGAACTAATCGATTGGGCCCGGCAGAGCCGTAGCTTAGAATCCGCCGAGGCCGCCGCCCCCCCCGCCGAGGCCGCCCCCGCCCCCGCCGCCGATGCCGCCAGCGCCGCCGCCGGCGCCACCGCCGCCAACCTGCTGGCTGGCGCCGGAAAACGTGAAGGTCGTCACGTTGCCGATGCCCGAGAAGTTGGGGGCCGCAGTGATGCGAACATAGCGGCGATCGGCCGAGACCACGGCTTGCGCCTGCATGGTCGTGCCGTCGGGCAGCGTCTGGATGATCGGCATGAAGCCGACGGCCCCGCCAAGGGCCAGTCCCAACTGACGTCGCAGGCCGAGTCCGAGATTCGACCCGCTGTTGTTGCCGCCGACGGTCGGATCGGAGAGCGATCCCAACTGCTGACTGAGCAGGGCCCGGCCGACGGCTTCTTGCCGCGACACGGCTTGAGCCAATTGTTGATTCGCCAGGGGCTCGATCCGGCGACCTTGTTCCAGCGTGAACAGCACGACCGAGTCGTCGTCCCCCACGGGGATGAACTGCCGTTCGTGCTTTTCGTTTTGACTGCGGTAATTCAGATAGACGTCGACGGCCACCTTGTCGGCGACCAACTCGCCCCAAACTTTGCGAACTCGCACCTTGTACTCGCCGGCAAAGCCCTGCGAACAGACGTACGTTTCGCTGAAGCCGTCGGGGCTTGGCTGTTCATAGTTGGCGTAGGAGTCTCCCAGGCAAACCCCGCCGCCGGCGGTGCGTTGCTGCTGCAGCGAGCAGACGGCGCCGGTGGGGTCCTCGACTAGCAGGTCGACGTCGGCCTCGCCCGACCACGAGACGCGGACGACGCAGTCGCGGATGAGGGCCGCGTCCAATTCCTGCTGATAGGCGGCGAGGGTCTCGTTGTCGCCCGACTCGCGGTATTGGTCGACCAGGGCTTTGGCGGCTCGTACCGCCGCGGTTTGGACCGCTTCCTGCTCCCTCGGCCACGCCTGGCGCAAAATGCCCAAAGTAGCCCAGCGGATGCCCTCGGGATTCTCGGCCCGTTGCGCCGCGGCCAACCCGCAGGCGTACGCCTCGAAGTTCAGCGGAGCCGCCTTGACGACCTGCCGGTACACGTCAACCGCCCGTTGATCGAGCCCGATGTGGGACAGGTACGCTGCGATCAGCATCAATTCATCGGGCGAGGTGCTGAAGTCGCAAGCCGACATCACGGCCCGCTCGACCTCGATTTGCGGGCGCCCGTCGAGTTCCATGGCAATGCCCAGCGTTTCGTACATCCACGGTTGAGGTTGCCCGTTGCGGAGCGCGGCCTGGACCAGGGCGATCGCCTGGTCGAACCGATTTTTGCTCATGAGAGTTTTGGCGGCACGGCGGACCGCGGTCGGGTCGAGCCGCTGGGAACTGAACTGCTGCTGCCAGAATTCGGCCGGGGCGAGCGATTCGTCGAGGACGATCCCCTTGGCGAGCACGGTGGTTTTGCCAGTCGTCTCGGCAACAGCTTCCGAGTCCGGGGTTTTGGGAGCAGCTGTTGCAGGTTGGATTTGGACGTCGTCGGGCACGGCGAAGAATCCGCCGCCGCCGCCCATGCCGCCGCCTCCCATGCCGCCACCCATGCCTCCCATGCCGCCGCCCATTCCGCCCCCCATACCGCCGCCCATGCCGCCGCCCATGCCGCCGCCCATGCCGCCGCCCATCATGCCGCCGCCCATCATGCCGCCGCCGAGCTGCTCAATCGGCAACACGAGGTCGGCGACCGGGTAGACTTTGACCTGCAGCCGCTGCCCGGCTTCATCTTCAGACGTGATCAGCAGCACTTCGTTGTCGATGATGTAGGTCAGGTCCTCGACCTCCTTGAGCATCAGTTCGAGCGCCGAGCGGAGCGAGATGTTCGAATAATCGACGGAAATTTCCACCTCGGGGCTGATGGCCAGCGCATCGAGGGCCGTGCGATCGAACACGATCGGGATCTCGTAGTCGTCCGAGATCGCGGCGGTGATCTGGTTGAGCGGCGTTTCGATGTACTGCAGAGGTTGGATCAGCGGTTTGCGCAGTGCATCGTAGATCCGCGACTCGGCCTCTCCCTGGCTTTTCAGGTCCACCGCGGCGTAGCGCTTCTTGCGGCGATTGCTCAGCTCTTCCCAAATCTGCGCTTCGGGGTAGATGATCGGCGGGTTGTCCGGGAACGGGATGTGGGACAGTTCGATCTGGTACATCGCGTCGAACGCCGCGGCGTGCCGGGCCGAGCGGGCGACTTGCTGCAGGTAGTGGTGCCGTTTGTGACGCGACCACAACGTCGCCATCCGAGCGGTGACGCCGTCGGGGTCGATTTCTTCGACGATCGCGGCGACTTCTTCGGCCTCGACGTACTTGCGTTCGTCCATCAGCGCGTTGAAACGGTCCATAAGCTGCTTCTCGCGCTCGATGCGGCGAGCGAGACGATCGTCGAGCACCCGCCGTTCGCGGGCCGCCGCCAGTTCCTGCTGCTTTTGCCGGTTCAGTTCATCCAGAAGCGACGACTGGCGGCGAGCCTCTTTCATGGCGATTTGCAGCTTGTCGACCAACTCGGCGCGGCGAGCCGGATCAATGTTGGCCGTCTTGTTGACGTTGTCGAGTTGCAGCTTGAGATCCTGGATCACCAGCGCCGGCTCGGTCCGCATCCGGCGCCGGGCGTCGATGACGACGTTTTCGATCTCCTTTTGCAGCATCTGGGCGAAGACGCGCCGCTCTTGTTCCACCTCGTCCAGGAAGGCGCCCCCCTGCGGGACGTTGCTGAGCAGCGAGGGATCGTCGAGCAAGCTGGCCCGGGGCCCGCTTGGGACGGCGATGCCAGGGCCAACGCCTTCGGCCGCCGGCGGATTGACGAGGATGATGCCTTGGTCTCCGGTTGCCGGCTCGGCGGCGGACTCGACGACGACGCTGCCGTCCTCGAGCACCGTGCCGGGAACCGGGGCGCCCGAGTCGACCGGCGCCCCGAACGGATCGTCCGATTCGACGATCGCCTGGACCGTGCGGGCCTGAATGTTGCCCGGGTCGGCCTGCAGCACGGCTTTGATGATGCGGCCCGCGGTCTTGCGGTCGCCCGATGCGGCCGCCTGCTCGGCGAGCATCGTGAGTTGATCGACTTTGGCGCCAATGACGCGGGCCGTTTCCGCGAGTCCGGCGGTCCCGACGGTCGGCAGCGACAACCCGTCGTCGCCGCGTGCCTCCGCGACGATCGTGGCAAGGAACGCCCGATCGGCGTGCGAGTCCTCGGGGGTCACTGTCCAGACGTGCTGGACGCCGGCGGCGTCGACCACCTCGATCGCGAGCTTGCCTGCGAGTTGATCCTCAGTCTCGCCGAGGACGATCGTATCGCGATCGCTTCGCAAGGGGAGCACGGCGGCGGGATAGGTCCGACCCAACGCGGCGGGCAACTTTTGCGACTTCGGCCAGACGACCATGGCGCGAGTCCATTCGGCCAGCGAGCGCCCCGCAATTTGGGCATTGCGGAGATTCTCGTCCCGGGCGCGAGCGTCGGTGATTCCCGCTTCGTCGTCCTGCCACACCATCGGTTCGGCGACGTACAGATTGCCTCCCGTTTGATTGGCGAGCACCGCCAAGAGCGGAACGTCGACCTGCGGGCCGATGGCGTAGCTGTTCACCGGGAT
The window above is part of the Pirellulales bacterium genome. Proteins encoded here:
- the rph gene encoding ribonuclease PH, with protein sequence MPNDHRPADALRRWSIEPAPYGAALGRVIVGAGRTTVLCTASVAEEVPPWMKGQGRGWVTAEYNMLPGSTAPRKPRERSGKVDGRTTEIQRLIGRSLRAIIDLDALGERTVTIDCDVLEADGGTRTASITGGYVALARALAAVESFADGELPLRDSVAAVSVGVVGGRPALDLDYEQDFAAEVDMNVVMTGAGRFVEVQGTGEEATFDDEQLQAMLSLAKRGIVELVALQRSAVRA
- a CDS encoding VWA domain-containing protein, yielding MLLRRFSIACRVSCAALVAVASLEVAPTLAAESARLVPFQQGDEAFYALSLSADLPATAHEPADVVVLFDTSASQQGAYRETAVAALESLVGQLRSGDRIRVLAVDLEAKPLGEDFVPASTETAISAAAAILAREPLGSTDMVGALDAAAKAFEKSSAKRRAVVYIGDGVSMANLLDAPTLRPVVERLRAAQIPVNSYAIGPQVDVPLLAVLANQTGGNLYVAEPMVWQDDEAGITDARARDENLRNAQIAGRSLAEWTRAMVVWPKSQKLPAALGRTYPAAVLPLRSDRDTIVLGETEDQLAGKLAIEVVDAAGVQHVWTVTPEDSHADRAFLATIVAEARGDDGLSLPTVGTAGLAETARVIGAKVDQLTMLAEQAAASGDRKTAGRIIKAVLQADPGNIQARTVQAIVESDDPFGAPVDSGAPVPGTVLEDGSVVVESAAEPATGDQGIILVNPPAAEGVGPGIAVPSGPRASLLDDPSLLSNVPQGGAFLDEVEQERRVFAQMLQKEIENVVIDARRRMRTEPALVIQDLKLQLDNVNKTANIDPARRAELVDKLQIAMKEARRQSSLLDELNRQKQQELAAARERRVLDDRLARRIEREKQLMDRFNALMDERKYVEAEEVAAIVEEIDPDGVTARMATLWSRHKRHHYLQQVARSARHAAAFDAMYQIELSHIPFPDNPPIIYPEAQIWEELSNRRKKRYAAVDLKSQGEAESRIYDALRKPLIQPLQYIETPLNQITAAISDDYEIPIVFDRTALDALAISPEVEISVDYSNISLRSALELMLKEVEDLTYIIDNEVLLITSEDEAGQRLQVKVYPVADLVLPIEQLGGGMMGGGMMGGGMGGGMGGGMGGGMGGGMGGGMGGMGGGMGGGGMGGGGGFFAVPDDVQIQPATAAPKTPDSEAVAETTGKTTVLAKGIVLDESLAPAEFWQQQFSSQRLDPTAVRRAAKTLMSKNRFDQAIALVQAALRNGQPQPWMYETLGIAMELDGRPQIEVERAVMSACDFSTSPDELMLIAAYLSHIGLDQRAVDVYRQVVKAAPLNFEAYACGLAAAQRAENPEGIRWATLGILRQAWPREQEAVQTAAVRAAKALVDQYRESGDNETLAAYQQELDAALIRDCVVRVSWSGEADVDLLVEDPTGAVCSLQQQRTAGGGVCLGDSYANYEQPSPDGFSETYVCSQGFAGEYKVRVRKVWGELVADKVAVDVYLNYRSQNEKHERQFIPVGDDDSVVLFTLEQGRRIEPLANQQLAQAVSRQEAVGRALLSQQLGSLSDPTVGGNNSGSNLGLGLRRQLGLALGGAVGFMPIIQTLPDGTTMQAQAVVSADRRYVRITAAPNFSGIGNVTTFTFSGASQQVGGGGAGGGAGGIGGGGGGGLGGGGGGLGGF